A DNA window from Choristoneura fumiferana chromosome 2, NRCan_CFum_1, whole genome shotgun sequence contains the following coding sequences:
- the LOC141445277 gene encoding uncharacterized protein, protein MAPRTVKAKKPTNADTEAPKKGRGKAKTAEEPEVDVAENEVGDVAPVIEKKSNKRGKKATNGDTNGLEETNEVTEAPPSKKSKKNKIADAPSEEKEANDDKNVAEDEVSNADEVEEDIESNGHTDEAPAGKTGKGRKKPTKKESAASKAKTETKISARGKKNAKPETESEVLEKDEESDEKPKAAPKGRGRKATKKADKEVEPEVPEEQNGSGEEDVKAEPPTKGRKRGPAKPAKERTPENEGEEDAEEEEPMKENKKKETKGKKNQGKKGSGKQTNADEDEVMPVTKKRKFIEKDEKDEVKDEELTEETVSEPKPTKGKRGPKKAAEAAIATEEGPEAGDSNRRRRKAGDEKVPSDETKQKAPPKNKATTDYENIDFSNTSKNAQGKEWNLKIASWNVDGIRAWMSKGGLDYIKYEKPDILCLQETKCAKDKLPDEIANLPGYHAYWQGSDKDGYAGVGIYTTKLAMNVQYGLENEELDNEGRIITAEYEQFYLICTYVPNAGRKLVTLPKRLTWNEEFRKHVKALNEKKPVIICGDMNVAHNEIDLSNPKSNKKNAGFTPEERAGMTELLSDGFVDTYRHLKPQETGAYTFWTYMMNSRAKNVGWRLDYFLMSERLLPSLCDNVIRSEVYGSDHCPITLFLHITSADKPKE, encoded by the exons ATGGCACCCCGGACTGTTAAAGCCAAG AAACCTACAAATGCAGATACTGAGGCACCTAAAAAGGGCAGAGGGAAAGCAAAAACTGCTGAAGAGCCTGAGGTGGATGTAGCAGAAAATGAGGTGGGTGATGTGGCTCCAGTCATTGAAAAGAAATCCAACAAACGTGGCAAAAAGGCTACCAATGGTGATACCAATGGGCTGGAGGAAACAAATGAAGTGACTGAAGCTCCGCCatccaaaaaaagtaaaaaaaataaaattgcagaTGCACCTTCAGAAGAGAAAGAAGCTAATGATGATAAAAATGTTGCTGAAGATGAGGTTTCAAATGCAGATGAAGTTGAAGAGGATATTGAAAGCAATGGCCACACTGATGAAGCTCCAGCTGGTAAAACTGGTAAAGGGCGAAAAAAGCCTACCAAGAAAGAATCTGCAGCTAGCAAAGCCAAAACGGAGACCAAAATTTCAGCCAGAGGCAAGAAAAATGCAAAGCCAGAGACTGAGAGTGAGGTGTTAGAAAAAGATGAGGAAAGCGATGAGAAACCAAAAGCAGCACCTAAAGGAAGAGGTCGTAAGGCTACTAAGAAAGCAGACAAGGAAGTTGAACCTGAGGTTCCTGAGGAACAAAATGGGTCTGGTGAGGAAGATGTTAAAGCTGAACCTCCTACTAAAGGAAGAAAGCGTGGTCCAGCAAAACCTGCTAAAGAACGAACACCTGAAAATGAAGGTGAAGAAGATGCAGAAGAGGAGGAGCCTATgaaagaaaataagaaaaaagaaacaaaaggcAAGAAGAACCAAGGAAAGAAAGGCTCTGGAAAGCAAACAAACGCTGATGAAGATGAGGTGATGCCTGTcactaaaaaaagaaaattcataGAAAAAGATGAAAAAG ATGAGGTAAAAGATGAAGAATTAACAGAAGAAACAGTTTCTGAGCCAAAGCCAACTAAAGGTAAGAGGGGGCCAAAGAAAGCAGCAGAGGCTGCCATAGCCACTGAAGAAGGCCCCGAGGCCGGAGACTCCAACCGACGTCGACGCAAGGCTGGAGATGAAAAGG TACCATCAGACGAAACAAAACAGAAGGCACCACCCAAAAATAAAGCCACAACTGATTACGAAAACATTGATTTCTCGAATACATCAAAGAATGCACAGGGAAAAGAATGGAATCTGAAAATAGCCAGTTGGAACGTCGATGGCATCAGGGCTTGGATGAGTAAAGGGGGTCTtgattatataaaatatgaaaagcCAGATATATTATGTCTTCAAGAAACTAAATGTGCTAAAGACAAGCTGCCTGATGAGATAGCCAACTTGCCCGGATACCACGCCTATTGGCAAGGCAGCGACAAAGATGGGTATGCAGGCGTAGGAATATACACAACCAAGTTAGCGATGAACGTACAGTATGGGCTAGAGAACGAAGAATTGGACAACGAAGGACGCATAATCACGGCGGAATATGAACAATTCTACTTGATCTGTACATACGTGCCTAACGCGGGGCGAAAACTAGTCACATTACCTAAAAGACTGACGTGGAACGAGGAGTTCCGCAAACATGTTAAAGCGTTGAACGAGAAGAAACCCGTCATCATTTGCGGTGACATGAACGTCGCACACAACGAGATTG ATCTCTCGAACCCTAAGTCAAACAAGAAGAATGCTGGTTTCACGCCCGAGGAGAGAGCTGGGATGACGGAGCTGCTGAGCGACGGGTTCGTCGACACCTACCGCCACCTAAAACCGCAGGAGACCGGCGCTTACACCTTCTGGACGTACATGATGAACAGCAGAGCTAAAAATGTTGGATG GCGCTTGGATTACTTCTTGATGTCTGAAAGGCTATTACCCTCTCTGTGCGACAACGTGATCAGGAGCGAAGTCTATGGCAGCGACCACTGCCCCATCACACTCTTCCTGCACATAACAAGTGCAGATAAACCTAAAGAATAA